A window of Xylophilus sp. GW821-FHT01B05 contains these coding sequences:
- a CDS encoding S41 family peptidase, whose translation MGQKLRIAGWISVGVVAGALTTVSLQTVARSALSPLPLEELQQLAAVYGMIKTDYVEPVDDKKLITDAISGMVASLDPHSQYFDKKSFKEFREGTTGRFVGVGIEISQEDGLIKVVSPIEGSPAFRAGIKTNDLITKIDDTAVKGLALNDAVKRMRGEPGTQVTLTLFRKDESRTFPVTITREEIRTQSVRGKIIEPGYAWLRLSQFQERTVDDFVAKVDELYKQNPNIKGLVLDLRNDPGGLLDSAVAVSAAFLPAGVTVVTTDGQLAESKAAYKAEPADYLRRPGSTDPLRRLPAALKTVPMVVLVNEGSASASEIVAGALKDHKRAIIMGSQTFGKGSVQTVRPLGPDTGLKITTARYYTPSGKSIQATGIVPDVMIDETLEGNLFSALRTREADLEKHLNSGQGEEKKDEARERARQEAIKKLEAEGNKPAPRAPEFGSDKDFQLAQAINRLKGQPVVVSKTQVERATEDKKEN comes from the coding sequence ATGGGTCAGAAACTCCGAATCGCAGGCTGGATCTCCGTAGGCGTCGTCGCCGGCGCGCTGACCACCGTCTCCTTGCAGACCGTGGCGCGCAGCGCCCTCAGTCCGCTGCCACTCGAAGAGCTGCAGCAGCTCGCCGCCGTCTACGGCATGATCAAGACGGACTATGTCGAGCCAGTGGACGACAAAAAGCTCATCACCGATGCCATCTCCGGCATGGTGGCCAGCCTTGATCCGCACTCCCAGTACTTCGACAAGAAGAGCTTCAAGGAATTCCGCGAAGGCACCACCGGCCGTTTCGTGGGCGTTGGCATAGAGATATCGCAAGAAGACGGCCTGATCAAGGTAGTTTCACCCATCGAGGGCTCGCCAGCCTTCCGCGCCGGCATCAAGACCAACGACCTCATCACCAAGATCGACGACACGGCCGTCAAGGGTCTGGCCCTAAACGACGCCGTCAAGCGCATGCGTGGCGAGCCCGGCACCCAGGTCACGCTGACACTGTTCCGCAAGGACGAGTCGCGTACCTTCCCGGTCACCATCACGCGCGAAGAGATCCGTACCCAGTCGGTGCGCGGCAAGATCATCGAGCCCGGCTACGCCTGGCTGCGTCTGTCGCAGTTCCAGGAGCGCACGGTTGACGACTTCGTCGCCAAGGTCGACGAGCTCTACAAGCAGAACCCGAACATCAAGGGCCTGGTGCTGGACCTGCGCAACGATCCGGGCGGCCTGCTGGACTCGGCCGTGGCTGTCTCCGCTGCCTTCCTGCCTGCCGGCGTCACCGTGGTCACGACCGACGGCCAACTGGCCGAGAGCAAGGCCGCCTACAAGGCAGAGCCCGCAGACTACCTGCGCCGCCCCGGCAGCACCGACCCGCTGCGCCGCCTGCCGGCCGCACTCAAGACCGTGCCCATGGTGGTGCTGGTCAATGAAGGCTCGGCCTCGGCCAGCGAAATCGTGGCCGGCGCGCTCAAGGACCACAAGCGCGCCATCATCATGGGCAGCCAGACCTTCGGCAAAGGCTCGGTACAAACCGTGCGCCCACTGGGCCCGGACACCGGCCTGAAGATCACCACCGCGCGCTACTACACGCCTAGCGGCAAGTCGATCCAGGCCACCGGTATCGTGCCCGACGTGATGATCGACGAGACACTGGAGGGCAACCTGTTCTCCGCCCTGCGCACGCGGGAAGCCGACCTCGAGAAGCATCTCAACAGCGGCCAGGGCGAAGAGAAGAAGGACGAAGCCCGCGAGCGCGCCCGCCAGGAAGCCATCAAGAAGCTCGAAGCCGAAGGCAACAAGCCGGCGCCACGGGCGCCGGAGTTCGGCTCCGACAAGGACTTCCAGCTGGCGCAGGCCATCAATCGCCTCAAGGGCCAGCCGGTGGTTGTGAGCAAGACCCAGGTCGAGCGCGCTACCGAAGACAAAAAGGAAAACTAA
- a CDS encoding ATP-binding protein produces MGTSPPDVAALQAELAAARAELEDFFRVASHDLRAPLRHLKAFGGLLRERLEDLGSDDEALSFLANMEQSTALMGRMVDGLLGLSRIGRAPLTVLPLDLAALAAEVRDGLQAEAAGRNVAWHIAPDLPACQGDPALLRQLLQHLLGNALKFTRRQPAAQIAVGWQRGTQGAAEIFVRDNGAGFNPAAAGRLFGVFERLHGTSEFEGLGLGLAAVRRIAERHGGSVRAEGALDAGCTVYVRLAAAAQE; encoded by the coding sequence ATGGGCACGTCGCCGCCTGATGTCGCCGCGCTGCAGGCCGAACTGGCTGCGGCACGCGCCGAACTGGAGGACTTCTTCCGCGTCGCCTCGCACGACTTGCGCGCGCCGCTGCGCCACTTGAAGGCCTTTGGCGGCCTGCTGCGCGAGCGGCTGGAAGACCTGGGCAGCGATGACGAGGCGCTGAGCTTTCTGGCCAACATGGAGCAATCCACCGCGTTGATGGGCCGCATGGTCGATGGCTTGCTGGGGCTGTCGCGCATAGGCCGCGCGCCGCTCACCGTGCTGCCGCTGGACCTGGCCGCGCTGGCGGCCGAGGTGCGCGACGGCCTGCAGGCCGAGGCCGCCGGTCGCAACGTGGCCTGGCACATCGCGCCCGATCTGCCGGCCTGCCAAGGCGACCCGGCGCTGCTGCGACAACTGCTGCAACACCTGCTGGGCAATGCGCTCAAGTTCACGCGGCGCCAGCCTGCGGCGCAGATCGCGGTCGGCTGGCAGCGCGGGACGCAAGGCGCGGCAGAAATCTTTGTGCGCGACAACGGCGCGGGCTTCAACCCAGCCGCAGCGGGCCGGCTGTTTGGCGTGTTCGAGCGTCTGCACGGCACCTCGGAGTTCGAAGGCCTGGGCCTGGGCCTGGCGGCGGTGCGCCGCATCGCCGAGCGCCACGGCGGCAGCGTGCGGGCAGAGGGCGCGCTGGACGCGGGCTGCACCGTCTATGTGCGGCTGGCCGCTGCCGCACAGGAATAG
- a CDS encoding rhodanese-like domain-containing protein: MNFIIDNWSLFLIAIAAGGMLVWPLIKGATSGALTPARAVQLINREKAVLIDVSETEEYAQQHAGGAKNVPLGELEARLPAVVKNKALPVILVCPTGGRANRALAIAKKLGYEQAQVLAGGLKAWKEANLPVDKG; encoded by the coding sequence GTGAATTTCATCATCGACAACTGGTCGCTCTTCCTTATCGCCATCGCCGCGGGCGGCATGCTGGTCTGGCCCCTGATCAAGGGCGCCACCAGCGGCGCCCTGACGCCGGCGCGCGCGGTGCAGCTCATCAACCGCGAGAAGGCGGTGCTGATCGACGTGAGCGAGACCGAGGAATATGCCCAGCAGCATGCCGGCGGTGCCAAGAACGTGCCCCTGGGTGAACTGGAGGCGCGCCTGCCGGCCGTGGTGAAGAACAAGGCGCTGCCGGTGATCCTGGTCTGCCCCACCGGCGGGCGGGCCAACCGGGCGCTGGCCATTGCCAAGAAACTCGGTTACGAGCAGGCCCAAGTGCTGGCCGGCGGGCTGAAGGCGTGGAAAGAAGCTAATCTGCCGGTTGACAAGGGTTAA
- a CDS encoding HesA/MoeB/ThiF family protein: MDDQDLLRYSRHILLDEIGIEGQQRLQDAHVLVVGLGGLGCAAALYLGAAGVGRMTLVDHDRVDLTNLQRQIAHSTERIGWHKVASAAASIQALNPLVQLQPLAEQADAACLERLVPQADLVLDCTDGFAIRQLINAACVRHGRPLVSGAALRFDGQLGVYDVRDAASPCYACVFPPQSQVEETACATMGVFAPLVGLIGAAQAADALTVLLGRGAPLLQRLRMVDARRMEWSEVRVARDVACPVCSARRP, from the coding sequence ATGGACGACCAAGACCTTCTGCGCTATTCCCGCCACATCCTGCTCGACGAGATCGGCATCGAGGGGCAGCAGCGCCTGCAGGACGCGCATGTGCTGGTGGTGGGCCTGGGCGGCCTGGGCTGCGCCGCGGCGCTGTACCTGGGCGCGGCAGGCGTCGGCCGCATGACCCTGGTGGACCACGACCGCGTCGACCTCACCAACCTGCAGCGGCAGATCGCGCACAGTACCGAGCGTATTGGCTGGCACAAGGTGGCGTCAGCCGCGGCCTCGATCCAGGCACTCAACCCGTTGGTGCAGCTGCAGCCCCTGGCCGAACAGGCCGACGCCGCCTGCCTGGAGCGCCTGGTGCCCCAAGCCGACCTGGTGCTGGATTGCACCGACGGCTTTGCGATCCGGCAACTGATCAACGCCGCCTGTGTGCGCCATGGCCGGCCGCTGGTGTCGGGCGCGGCGCTGCGCTTTGATGGGCAACTGGGCGTGTACGACGTGCGCGATGCGGCCTCGCCCTGCTACGCCTGCGTCTTCCCGCCGCAATCGCAGGTCGAGGAAACCGCCTGCGCCACCATGGGCGTGTTCGCGCCCCTGGTAGGCCTCATTGGCGCCGCACAGGCCGCCGATGCGCTGACAGTGCTGCTCGGGCGCGGCGCCCCGTTGCTCCAGCGGCTGCGCATGGTGGACGCCCGCCGCATGGAGTGGAGCGAGGTGCGCGTTGCACGCGATGTAGCCTGCCCCGTGTGCAGCGCACGACGACCCTGA
- the gpmA gene encoding 2,3-diphosphoglycerate-dependent phosphoglycerate mutase: MYKLVLIRHGESTWNLENRFTGWTDVDLTPTGVEQAKTAGRLLRDEGYDFDVAYTSVLKRATRTLWHTLDEMDRTWLPVVHSWRLNERHYGALQGLNKADMAKEYGDAQVLVWRRSYDTPPPPLDAADPRGEGGDRRYAKLQPGELPLTECLKDTVARVLPFWNEAMAPAIRAGKRVVVAAHGNSIRALIKYLDGISETDIVGLNIPNGIPLVYELDADLKPLRHYYLGDAEAAAKAAAAVAAQGKG; encoded by the coding sequence TTGTACAAGCTCGTCCTGATTCGCCACGGCGAATCCACCTGGAACCTCGAAAACCGCTTTACCGGCTGGACCGACGTAGACCTCACGCCCACCGGCGTCGAGCAGGCCAAGACCGCTGGCCGGCTGCTGCGCGACGAGGGCTATGACTTCGACGTCGCCTACACCAGCGTGCTCAAGCGCGCCACGCGCACGCTCTGGCACACGCTCGACGAAATGGACCGCACCTGGCTGCCGGTGGTGCACAGCTGGCGCCTGAACGAGCGCCACTACGGCGCGCTGCAAGGCCTCAACAAGGCCGACATGGCCAAGGAATACGGCGACGCCCAGGTGCTGGTGTGGCGCCGCAGCTACGACACGCCGCCGCCGCCGCTGGACGCAGCCGACCCGCGCGGCGAAGGCGGCGACCGCCGCTATGCCAAGCTGCAACCCGGCGAGCTGCCGCTCACCGAATGCCTGAAAGACACCGTCGCCCGGGTCCTGCCCTTCTGGAACGAAGCCATGGCGCCGGCCATCCGCGCCGGCAAGCGCGTGGTCGTGGCCGCGCACGGCAACTCCATCCGCGCCCTGATCAAGTACCTGGACGGCATCTCCGAGACCGACATCGTCGGCCTGAACATCCCGAACGGCATCCCGCTGGTGTACGAACTGGACGCCGATCTGAAGCCGCTGCGCCACTACTATCTGGGCGACGCCGAGGCCGCAGCCAAGGCCGCGGCGGCAGTCGCCGCCCAAGGCAAAGGCTAA
- the glmU gene encoding bifunctional UDP-N-acetylglucosamine diphosphorylase/glucosamine-1-phosphate N-acetyltransferase GlmU — MAVLDVVVMAAGKGTRMKSRLPKVLHRLAGRAMLQHVLDAVAPLGARRVVVVTGHGAEVVEAALQLEALPFALAFARQEPQLGTGHAVQQAAPLLGEDGTVLVLNGDVPLIGTTTLRALADAAADGALALLTIELDDPSGYGRIVRDAQGAVQGIVEHKDATDAQRAIRETNTGMMAVPAARLRGWLARLDNRNAQGEYYLPDIVALAVADGVPVRVVRTQDAVEVAGINSPSQLAALERAYQRRQAERLMEAGVRLADPARFDLRGTLQCESDVEIDVGCIFEGEVSLGEGVRIGAHCVIANAQIAAGAVIHPFSHVAGERSGKAGPVEVGEGALVGPFARLRPGARLGAQVHIGNFVEVKNSTLAEGAKANHLAYLGDATVGARVNYGAGSITANYDGVNKHRTVIGDDVHIGSNCVLVAPVTLGAGSTVGGGSTISKDTPPGALAVSRARQVNLPDWKRPVRKTEG; from the coding sequence ATGGCGGTGCTGGATGTGGTGGTGATGGCGGCAGGCAAGGGTACGCGGATGAAAAGCCGCCTGCCCAAAGTGTTACACCGGCTTGCCGGGCGCGCGATGCTGCAGCACGTGCTGGATGCCGTGGCACCGCTGGGCGCGCGCCGCGTGGTGGTGGTGACCGGCCACGGCGCCGAGGTGGTTGAGGCCGCGTTGCAACTTGAGGCCCTGCCGTTTGCACTGGCCTTTGCCCGGCAAGAGCCGCAATTGGGCACCGGCCACGCCGTGCAGCAGGCGGCGCCGCTGCTGGGTGAAGACGGCACGGTGCTGGTCTTGAACGGCGACGTGCCCTTGATCGGCACCACTACGCTGCGCGCCCTGGCCGATGCCGCCGCCGATGGCGCGCTGGCCCTGCTCACCATCGAGCTGGACGACCCCAGCGGCTACGGCCGCATCGTGCGCGATGCGCAGGGCGCGGTGCAGGGCATCGTCGAGCACAAGGATGCGACTGACGCCCAGCGCGCCATCCGCGAAACCAACACCGGCATGATGGCCGTGCCCGCGGCGCGCCTGCGCGGCTGGCTGGCGCGGCTGGACAACCGCAATGCCCAGGGCGAGTACTACCTGCCCGACATCGTCGCGCTGGCCGTGGCCGATGGCGTGCCGGTGCGCGTTGTGCGCACGCAGGATGCGGTCGAGGTGGCAGGCATCAACAGCCCGTCGCAATTGGCGGCACTGGAGCGCGCCTACCAGCGCCGCCAGGCCGAGCGCCTGATGGAAGCCGGCGTGCGCCTGGCCGACCCGGCGCGCTTCGACCTGCGCGGCACGCTGCAATGCGAGTCCGATGTAGAGATCGATGTCGGCTGCATCTTCGAAGGCGAAGTGAGCCTGGGCGAGGGCGTGCGCATTGGTGCGCACTGCGTCATTGCCAACGCGCAGATCGCCGCTGGCGCGGTGATCCATCCGTTCAGCCACGTGGCGGGCGAGCGCAGCGGCAAGGCCGGCCCGGTCGAGGTGGGCGAGGGCGCGTTGGTAGGCCCCTTCGCGCGGCTGCGGCCTGGTGCGCGGCTGGGCGCGCAGGTGCACATCGGCAACTTTGTCGAGGTCAAGAATTCCACCCTGGCCGAAGGCGCCAAGGCCAACCATCTGGCCTACCTGGGCGACGCCACCGTGGGCGCGCGGGTCAACTACGGCGCGGGCAGCATCACCGCCAACTACGACGGCGTGAACAAGCACCGCACGGTGATTGGCGACGACGTGCATATCGGCAGCAACTGCGTGCTGGTGGCGCCGGTCACGCTGGGCGCGGGCAGCACGGTGGGCGGGGGCTCGACCATCAGCAAGGACACGCCGCCCGGCGCCCTGGCCGTGTCGCGCGCGCGGCAGGTCAACCTGCCGGACTGGAAGCGCCCGGTGCGCAAGACGGAAGGCTAG
- a CDS encoding FadR/GntR family transcriptional regulator translates to MRLSDQLYAQVFDQIVSGRLNVGDQLPSENEISEMFGVSRPVVREALLRLRADGLVTAQQGLGTFVSSQPAPRLKTFAGAENVAAYLRCQEVRIAVEGDTARLAALRRTAAQMTAIEAAHRTFAESALQGGMVPADDLAFHRSIAEATGNEFYLHVLDNTHEALSGFMRLSLSLTRTTGSSRRAQKVVDEHQAIVDAIDARDGERARTAMQFHLQQARERLLDRKQDQ, encoded by the coding sequence ATGCGCCTGAGCGACCAGCTCTACGCCCAGGTGTTCGACCAGATCGTCTCCGGCCGCCTCAATGTGGGCGACCAGCTACCGTCTGAAAACGAAATCTCGGAGATGTTCGGCGTCTCGCGCCCCGTGGTGCGCGAGGCGCTGCTGCGCCTGCGCGCCGACGGCCTGGTCACCGCGCAGCAAGGCCTGGGCACCTTCGTCAGCAGCCAGCCGGCGCCGCGCCTCAAGACCTTTGCCGGCGCCGAGAACGTCGCCGCCTACCTGCGCTGCCAGGAAGTGCGCATCGCCGTCGAGGGCGACACCGCGCGCCTGGCCGCGCTGCGCCGCACCGCCGCACAAATGACCGCGATAGAGGCCGCGCACCGCACCTTTGCCGAGAGCGCGCTGCAAGGCGGCATGGTGCCGGCCGACGACCTGGCCTTTCACCGCAGCATTGCCGAGGCCACCGGCAACGAGTTCTACCTGCACGTGCTCGACAACACCCACGAGGCGCTATCGGGCTTCATGCGCCTGAGCCTGAGCCTGACCCGCACCACCGGCTCCAGCCGCCGCGCGCAGAAGGTGGTGGACGAGCACCAGGCCATCGTCGACGCAATCGACGCACGCGACGGCGAACGCGCCCGCACCGCCATGCAGTTCCACCTGCAGCAGGCGCGCGAGCGGCTGCTGGACCGCAAGCAGGATCAGTAG
- a CDS encoding tripartite tricarboxylate transporter substrate binding protein yields MNHQRRRFALSACSLAALGALPLAALAQDKWPTKPISYVVPFPTGGTTDILARLIGQKTGAAMGTTFVVENRAGAGGSIGSELASRAPADGYTIVGGTVSSHAINVSLYPKLGYDPIKSFAPIVLIGANPVVLIVGEKSPFKSLKDVIAAAKAKPGTITSASAGNGTSQHMSLELLGYKAGAKFVHVPYKGSGPAIQDVMAGQVDMMFDTTVVAGPHIQSGKVRALAVSSAKRLDSMPDVPTVAETVPDFEVTSWQGIFAPAGTPKPIIDRFSHEILKVLHTDEMQERLKSLGMQPSNMTPEQFGVFQQKEVEKWAQVVKATGVKLE; encoded by the coding sequence ATGAACCACCAACGCCGCCGCTTCGCCCTGAGCGCCTGCAGCCTCGCCGCCCTGGGCGCCCTGCCCCTGGCCGCCCTGGCACAAGACAAGTGGCCGACCAAGCCGATCAGCTACGTCGTGCCCTTCCCCACCGGCGGCACCACCGACATCCTGGCGCGGCTGATCGGCCAGAAGACCGGCGCCGCGATGGGCACCACCTTCGTCGTCGAGAACCGCGCCGGCGCGGGCGGCAGCATCGGCTCCGAGCTGGCCTCGCGCGCACCGGCCGACGGCTACACCATCGTCGGCGGCACGGTCAGCTCGCACGCCATCAACGTCAGCCTCTATCCCAAGCTCGGCTACGACCCGATCAAGTCCTTTGCGCCGATCGTGCTGATCGGTGCCAACCCGGTGGTGCTGATCGTGGGCGAGAAGAGCCCCTTCAAGTCGCTGAAGGACGTGATCGCCGCCGCCAAGGCCAAGCCCGGCACCATCACCTCGGCCTCGGCCGGCAACGGCACTTCGCAGCACATGTCGCTGGAGCTGCTGGGCTACAAGGCCGGCGCCAAGTTCGTGCACGTGCCCTACAAGGGCAGCGGCCCCGCCATCCAGGACGTGATGGCCGGCCAGGTCGACATGATGTTCGACACCACCGTGGTGGCCGGCCCGCACATCCAGAGCGGCAAGGTGCGCGCGTTGGCGGTCAGCTCGGCCAAGCGGCTCGACAGCATGCCCGACGTGCCGACCGTGGCAGAGACGGTGCCAGATTTCGAGGTCACCTCCTGGCAGGGCATCTTCGCGCCGGCCGGCACGCCCAAGCCCATCATCGACCGCTTCAGCCACGAAATCCTCAAGGTGCTGCACACCGACGAAATGCAAGAGCGCCTGAAGAGCCTGGGCATGCAGCCCTCCAACATGACGCCCGAGCAGTTCGGCGTCTTCCAGCAAAAGGAAGTCGAGAAGTGGGCGCAGGTGGTGAAGGCCACCGGCGTCAAGCTCGAGTAG
- the grxC gene encoding glutaredoxin 3 — MQSVTMYTTAVCPYCIRAKQILKSKGVEAIEEIRIDTDPAARNAMMERTGRRTVPQIYVGDTHVGGCDDLMALEGRGGLVPLLEGASA, encoded by the coding sequence ATGCAATCCGTCACCATGTACACCACGGCCGTTTGCCCTTACTGCATTCGCGCCAAGCAAATCCTCAAGTCCAAGGGCGTCGAGGCGATCGAAGAGATCCGCATCGACACTGACCCGGCCGCGCGCAACGCCATGATGGAGCGCACCGGCCGCCGCACCGTGCCGCAGATCTACGTCGGCGACACCCATGTGGGCGGCTGCGACGACCTGATGGCGCTGGAAGGCCGTGGCGGCCTGGTGCCGTTGCTGGAAGGTGCCTCGGCTTAA
- the secB gene encoding protein-export chaperone SecB, whose protein sequence is MSDQQEPVFQIQRVYLKDLSLEQPNSPAILLEQEQPTVDIQLGVDAQPVAEGIFEVSVTATVQTKIKDKTVFLVEAKQAGIFEVRNLPEDQVGQILGIACPQIVYPYLRGNVADIIQRGGFPPVHLAEINFQAMYEQQQAQAAGEQPQGLPQ, encoded by the coding sequence ATGTCCGACCAGCAAGAACCCGTGTTCCAGATCCAGCGCGTCTACCTGAAGGACCTGTCGCTCGAACAACCGAATTCGCCCGCCATCCTGCTGGAGCAGGAACAGCCCACCGTCGACATCCAGCTCGGCGTGGACGCGCAGCCGGTGGCCGAAGGCATCTTCGAGGTGTCGGTAACGGCCACGGTGCAGACCAAGATCAAGGACAAGACCGTGTTCCTGGTCGAAGCCAAGCAAGCCGGCATTTTTGAAGTGCGCAACCTGCCGGAAGACCAGGTTGGCCAGATCCTGGGCATCGCCTGCCCGCAGATCGTCTATCCCTACCTGCGCGGCAACGTGGCTGACATCATCCAGCGTGGCGGCTTCCCGCCGGTGCACCTGGCCGAGATCAACTTCCAGGCCATGTACGAGCAGCAGCAGGCGCAAGCCGCTGGCGAGCAGCCGCAAGGCCTGCCGCAGTAA
- a CDS encoding SMP-30/gluconolactonase/LRE family protein, with protein sequence MPDPQETSALSRRQWVAGALAGTAATLAQAQSFDFKPQQRYPDPSVQVLDPSFAKYRLFSSSVEQIATGFRWVEGPVWFGDGRSLLFSDIPNNRIMRWDEATGQTGVFRQPSNHSNGLARDRNGRLLACEHLTRRVTRTEYDGSITVLAEGYNGKRFNSPNDIVCKSDGSIWFTDPPFGIGGMWEGDKATPELPQSVYRIDPQSGKVEVVLDDLAGPNGLCFSPDEKLLYIVESRHQPNRVIWAYDVGAGRRLSGKRLHVDANGPGALDGIKCDEDGNLWCGWGSNGAAGVDPAALDGVMVFNPQGKPIGHIRLPERCPNLCFGGPKRNRLLMASSHSIYSLFVEVRGAV encoded by the coding sequence ATGCCAGACCCTCAGGAGACATCCGCCCTCAGCCGCCGCCAATGGGTGGCCGGCGCCCTGGCCGGCACGGCCGCCACGCTGGCGCAGGCCCAGTCCTTCGACTTCAAGCCGCAGCAGCGCTACCCCGACCCGTCGGTGCAGGTGCTGGACCCGAGCTTTGCCAAGTACCGCCTGTTCAGCAGCAGCGTGGAGCAGATCGCCACCGGCTTTCGCTGGGTCGAAGGGCCGGTCTGGTTCGGCGACGGGCGCTCTCTGTTGTTCTCTGACATTCCCAACAACCGGATCATGCGTTGGGACGAGGCCACCGGCCAGACTGGCGTGTTCCGCCAGCCCTCCAACCATTCCAACGGCCTGGCGCGCGACCGCAATGGCCGCCTGCTGGCCTGCGAGCACCTGACGCGCCGCGTCACCCGCACCGAGTACGACGGCAGCATCACCGTGCTGGCCGAAGGCTACAACGGCAAGCGCTTCAACTCCCCCAACGACATCGTCTGCAAGAGCGACGGCTCGATCTGGTTCACCGACCCACCCTTCGGCATCGGCGGCATGTGGGAAGGCGACAAGGCCACGCCCGAACTGCCGCAGTCGGTCTACCGCATCGACCCGCAAAGCGGCAAGGTCGAGGTGGTGCTGGACGACCTGGCCGGCCCCAACGGCCTGTGCTTCTCGCCCGACGAGAAGCTGCTCTACATCGTCGAGTCGCGCCACCAGCCCAACCGCGTGATCTGGGCCTATGACGTGGGCGCCGGCCGGCGCCTGTCGGGCAAGCGCCTGCACGTGGATGCCAACGGCCCCGGCGCGCTCGACGGCATCAAGTGCGACGAAGACGGCAACCTCTGGTGCGGCTGGGGCAGCAACGGCGCCGCCGGCGTCGACCCGGCGGCGCTCGACGGCGTGATGGTGTTCAACCCGCAGGGCAAGCCGATCGGCCACATCCGCCTGCCCGAGCGCTGCCCCAACCTGTGCTTTGGCGGCCCCAAGAGAAACCGGCTGCTGATGGCCAGCAGCCATTCCATCTATTCGCTGTTCGTCGAAGTGCGCGGCGCGGTCTGA
- a CDS encoding NAD(P)H-dependent glycerol-3-phosphate dehydrogenase: MKIVVIGAGAWGTAMAIAAAAAGAHAVQLWARDPAQAAALERARENARYLPGAALPPALSVASGPLTALLPEAELVIVATPIAALRGVLAQLAGLTVPVAWLCKGFEAASGDGAFGLLPHEVCAQVAPALAAGTLSGPSFAQEVAHGQPTALVAASADAAVRAALVAAFHGPALRVYANDDVVGVEVGGAVKNVMAIATGLCDGLQLGLNARAALITRGLAEMSRLGLALGAQAETFMGLSGLGDLVLTSTGDLSRNRRVGLLLAEGRTLQQAVDSLGHVAEGVYCARTVVQRARRLGLEMPIAEAVVALLNGALRPEQAVAALMGRGPAPEK; encoded by the coding sequence ATGAAAATAGTAGTAATTGGTGCAGGTGCCTGGGGCACGGCCATGGCGATTGCCGCGGCGGCCGCGGGTGCGCATGCGGTGCAGCTCTGGGCGCGCGACCCGGCGCAGGCGGCGGCGCTGGAGCGCGCGCGTGAAAACGCCCGCTACCTGCCGGGCGCGGCGCTGCCGCCGGCGCTGTCGGTGGCGTCTGGCCCGCTGACGGCGCTGCTGCCGGAGGCCGAACTGGTCATCGTCGCTACGCCTATTGCCGCGCTGCGCGGCGTGCTGGCGCAGTTGGCGGGGCTGACGGTGCCGGTGGCCTGGTTGTGCAAGGGCTTTGAGGCGGCCAGCGGCGATGGCGCCTTCGGTCTGCTGCCGCACGAGGTCTGTGCCCAGGTGGCGCCCGCGCTGGCCGCGGGCACGCTGAGCGGGCCCAGCTTTGCGCAGGAAGTGGCGCACGGCCAGCCGACGGCGCTGGTGGCCGCCAGTGCCGATGCGGCAGTGCGCGCCGCGCTGGTGGCGGCCTTTCATGGGCCGGCGCTGCGCGTCTATGCCAATGACGACGTGGTTGGCGTGGAGGTGGGCGGCGCGGTAAAGAACGTGATGGCGATTGCCACCGGCCTGTGCGATGGCTTGCAGCTGGGCCTGAACGCGCGCGCGGCGCTGATCACGCGCGGCCTGGCCGAGATGTCGCGCCTGGGGCTGGCGCTGGGCGCGCAGGCCGAGACTTTCATGGGCTTGTCCGGCCTGGGCGACCTGGTGCTGACCTCCACCGGCGACCTGAGCCGCAACCGCCGCGTCGGCCTGCTGCTGGCCGAGGGCCGCACGCTGCAGCAGGCGGTGGATTCGCTGGGCCACGTGGCAGAAGGCGTGTACTGCGCCCGCACCGTGGTGCAGCGCGCGCGCCGGCTGGGCCTGGAGATGCCGATTGCCGAGGCGGTGGTGGCGCTGCTGAATGGCGCGCTGCGGCCAGAGCAGGCCGTAGCGGCGCTGATGGGGCGCGGCCCGGCGCCAGAGAAATAA